The following are encoded together in the Salmonella enterica subsp. enterica serovar Choleraesuis genome:
- a CDS encoding pseudouridine synthase yields MRLDKFLAQQLGVSRAIAGREIRASRVTIDGEIVKNTAFKLLPEHDVAYDGNNLKQQNGPRYFMLNKPQGYVCSTDDPENPTILYFLDEPAAHKLHAAGRLDIDTTGLVLMTDDGQWSHRITSPRHHCEKTYLVELEHPIADDVADKFAAGVQLHNEKSLTKPATLDVITPTEVRLTISEGRYHQVKRMFAAVGNRVVGLHRERIGAIELDPTLEPGEYRELSEEEIASVGLPPV; encoded by the coding sequence ATGCGACTCGATAAATTTTTGGCACAGCAACTCGGCGTGAGCCGCGCTATTGCTGGCCGTGAAATCCGCGCCAGCCGGGTAACTATTGATGGCGAAATAGTGAAAAATACCGCATTTAAACTGCTGCCAGAACATGACGTTGCTTATGATGGCAATAACCTTAAGCAGCAAAACGGTCCGCGCTATTTCATGCTGAATAAGCCGCAAGGTTACGTCTGTTCCACCGACGATCCGGAAAACCCGACCATCCTCTATTTCCTGGATGAACCCGCGGCCCACAAACTGCATGCGGCCGGGCGTCTTGATATTGATACCACCGGACTGGTGCTAATGACCGATGACGGGCAGTGGTCGCACCGTATTACTTCGCCGCGTCATCACTGTGAGAAAACTTACCTGGTCGAGCTGGAGCATCCGATAGCAGACGATGTGGCAGATAAATTTGCCGCCGGGGTGCAGCTACATAACGAGAAGTCGCTCACCAAACCCGCCACGCTGGACGTGATAACGCCAACGGAAGTTCGACTGACTATCAGCGAAGGACGCTACCACCAGGTAAAACGCATGTTCGCAGCGGTAGGTAATCGCGTCGTTGGGCTACATCGTGAGCGTATCGGTGCTATTGAATTAGATCCGACCCTGGAACCAGGGGAATACCGTGAGTTGAGCGAGGAAGAGATCGCCAGCGTTGGCCTGCCGCCAGTTTAA
- a CDS encoding Bcr/CflA family multidrug efflux MFS transporter — translation MTARQQSSVGLVVILGLLAMLMPLSIDMYLPALPVIASQFNVPDGSAQMTLSTYILGFAVGQLFYGPMADSLGRKPVILGGTLVFALAASACAMSQTVEMLIAMRFFHGLAAAAASVVINALMRDVYSRDEFSRMMSFVMLVTTIAPLLAPMIGGAILVWFNWHFIFWTLAVVALIACVMIMLLIRETLPPERRQKFHLLTTVGNFVVLFRHKRVLSYMLASGFSFAGMFAFLSAGPFVYINLNGVTPQHFGYYFALNIVFLFIMTVINSRFVRRFGALNMFRTGLWIQFAMAIWLVVSTLLGVGFWALVFGVAAFIGCVSMVASNAMAVILDEFPHIAGTASSLAGTFRFGIGAIVGALLSLAVFNTAWPMVATMALCASCSIGFYLYASRSHHVPR, via the coding sequence GTGACCGCCCGACAACAATCATCTGTAGGTCTTGTCGTAATCCTTGGCCTGTTGGCCATGCTGATGCCGTTATCCATCGATATGTATCTCCCGGCGCTGCCGGTTATCGCCAGTCAGTTCAATGTGCCGGATGGCAGCGCGCAAATGACGCTCAGTACTTATATTCTGGGCTTCGCGGTGGGCCAGCTATTCTATGGCCCGATGGCCGATAGTCTGGGGCGCAAACCCGTTATCCTTGGCGGGACGCTGGTGTTTGCGCTGGCGGCCAGCGCCTGCGCAATGTCGCAGACCGTGGAGATGCTTATTGCTATGCGCTTTTTCCACGGCCTGGCGGCAGCGGCGGCGAGCGTAGTGATCAATGCCCTGATGCGCGATGTTTATTCACGAGATGAATTTTCCCGCATGATGTCCTTTGTCATGCTGGTGACCACCATTGCGCCACTGCTGGCACCAATGATAGGTGGCGCTATCCTGGTATGGTTTAACTGGCATTTTATTTTCTGGACTTTAGCGGTCGTGGCGCTGATTGCCTGCGTGATGATAATGCTGTTGATTCGTGAAACCCTGCCTCCAGAACGCCGTCAGAAGTTTCATCTGCTGACTACCGTAGGCAACTTCGTGGTGCTGTTTCGTCATAAACGGGTCTTGAGCTATATGCTGGCCAGCGGTTTCAGCTTTGCCGGGATGTTTGCCTTCCTGAGCGCCGGGCCGTTTGTGTACATCAATCTTAACGGCGTGACTCCTCAGCATTTCGGTTACTACTTTGCGCTGAATATTGTTTTCCTGTTCATAATGACGGTGATTAACAGCCGCTTTGTTCGCCGCTTTGGCGCGCTGAACATGTTCCGCACCGGGTTATGGATTCAGTTTGCAATGGCTATCTGGCTGGTGGTGTCAACGCTGCTAGGGGTTGGATTCTGGGCGTTGGTATTTGGCGTTGCGGCATTTATTGGTTGTGTGTCGATGGTGGCTTCAAATGCAATGGCGGTCATTCTCGATGAGTTTCCACATATTGCGGGTACTGCGTCGTCGCTGGCGGGGACGTTCCGGTTTGGTATCGGGGCGATTGTTGGCGCTTTACTGTCGCTTGCTGTCTTTAACACCGCGTGGCCCATGGTGGCTACCATGGCGCTATGCGCCAGCTGCTCAATAGGTTTTTATCTTTACGCGAGCCGCTCTCATCACGTTCCTCGTTAA
- a CDS encoding microcin C ABC transporter ATP-binding protein YejF, translated as MTSSLLTINNLSIAFRQGDIQRTVVDDLSLSLERGESLALVGESGSGKSVTALSVMRLLPTPPAVYPGGKILFAGQSLLDASEQTMRGLRGNKMAMIFQEPMVSLNPLHTLEKQLYEVLSLHRGMRREAARGEIIDCLERVGIRSPLKRLNAFPHQLSGGERQRVMIAMALLTRPELLIADEPTTALDVTVQAQILTLLNELRQELNMGLLFITHNLNLVRQLADNVAVMRNGRCVESNSLNQLLNHPQHPYTRQLLDAEPDGEPEPLDPASSPLLEVNNLAVKFPIQRGLLRRIVGYHRGVEGLSFRLRPGESLGLVGESGSGKSTSGLALLRLISSEGEIKFAGENIGHYRRQQMRPLRRRMQVVFQDPNASLNPRLNALQIIEEGLRVHQPALTAIQREQQVCEVMQEVGLDPQTRYRYPSEFSGGQRQRIAIARALILKPELIVLDEPTSSLDRSVQKQILTLLKDLQTRHRLAYVFISHDLRVIQSLCHQVVVLRDGQVVEQGLCREVFKHPQQEYTRQLLALA; from the coding sequence ATGACATCCTCACTGCTCACCATCAATAATCTTTCGATTGCCTTTCGTCAGGGCGACATACAGCGCACGGTCGTTGATGATCTTTCGCTGTCGCTGGAGCGCGGGGAGTCGCTGGCACTGGTGGGGGAATCCGGCTCGGGTAAAAGCGTGACCGCGCTTTCCGTTATGCGTCTGTTGCCTACGCCACCGGCAGTTTACCCCGGCGGCAAAATTCTATTTGCCGGACAATCGCTGCTGGATGCATCAGAACAGACCATGCGCGGGCTGCGCGGAAATAAAATGGCGATGATATTCCAGGAACCAATGGTATCGCTAAATCCGCTCCACACCCTGGAAAAGCAGCTTTATGAAGTACTGTCGCTTCATCGCGGGATGCGTCGCGAGGCGGCGCGTGGTGAAATCATCGACTGTCTTGAACGAGTAGGTATCCGTTCGCCGCTCAAGCGTCTGAATGCTTTTCCTCATCAACTCTCCGGTGGTGAACGTCAGCGGGTCATGATAGCCATGGCGCTGCTTACCCGCCCGGAATTGCTGATTGCTGATGAACCGACCACCGCGCTGGATGTCACCGTGCAGGCACAAATTCTGACGCTACTCAATGAGCTGCGCCAGGAGTTGAATATGGGTCTGCTGTTTATTACCCATAACCTTAACCTGGTACGCCAGCTGGCCGATAATGTCGCAGTTATGCGCAACGGTCGCTGTGTCGAGAGTAATAGCCTGAACCAGCTGTTAAATCATCCGCAACATCCCTACACGCGCCAGCTGCTGGATGCCGAACCGGACGGCGAGCCAGAACCGCTCGACCCGGCTAGTTCTCCCTTGCTGGAAGTCAATAATCTGGCAGTGAAATTCCCTATTCAGCGCGGGCTGTTACGGCGCATTGTCGGCTATCATCGCGGCGTCGAGGGACTGTCATTCCGCCTGCGTCCTGGGGAAAGCCTGGGGCTGGTGGGCGAGTCTGGCTCAGGGAAAAGCACATCCGGGCTGGCATTACTCAGGCTGATTAGCAGCGAGGGTGAAATCAAATTCGCCGGAGAGAATATCGGCCACTACCGCCGCCAGCAGATGCGCCCGCTACGCAGACGAATGCAGGTTGTCTTTCAAGATCCCAATGCTTCCCTAAACCCGCGGCTTAACGCTTTGCAAATCATTGAGGAAGGTTTGCGGGTACATCAGCCGGCTCTTACCGCCATTCAGCGGGAGCAGCAAGTCTGTGAGGTGATGCAGGAGGTTGGGCTTGATCCACAAACCCGCTACCGCTATCCCAGTGAGTTCTCTGGTGGCCAGCGCCAGCGCATTGCCATCGCACGGGCGTTAATTCTCAAGCCAGAGCTAATTGTCCTTGATGAGCCTACCTCGTCATTGGACAGATCGGTGCAAAAACAGATCCTAACCCTATTAAAAGATTTACAAACCCGCCACAGGCTGGCCTACGTTTTTATCAGCCACGATCTGCGGGTTATCCAGTCTTTATGTCATCAGGTGGTGGTTCTGCGTGATGGGCAGGTCGTTGAGCAGGGTCTGTGTCGGGAAGTCTTTAAACACCCGCAGCAAGAGTATACCCGCCAGCTACTGGCACTGGCGTAG
- the yejE gene encoding inner membrane ABC transporter permease protein YejE produces the protein MHLSPVNQARWARFRHNRRGYWSLWILAAIFVLSLGSELIANDRPLVVRYQDNWYFPVIMDYAESDFGGPFATAADYQDPWLQAQIASHGWMLRAPIHFSATSINFSSSRPFPSPPSTTNWLGTDANGGDVLARILYGTRISLLFGLMLTLCTSVVGVIVGAIQGYYGGRIDLLGQRFIEIWSGMPTLFLIILLSSVVQPGFWWLLGITALFGWMALVGVVRAEFLRTRNFDYIRAAQAMGVGDRTIIFRHMLPNAMVATLTFLPFILCGSISTLASLDFLGFGMPLGSPSLGELLLQGKNNLQAPWLGISAFVALASLLSLLIFIFEAVRDAFDPSRSY, from the coding sequence ATGCATCTAAGCCCGGTAAACCAGGCCCGCTGGGCCAGATTTCGCCATAACCGGCGCGGCTACTGGTCACTGTGGATCCTGGCCGCAATCTTCGTGCTCAGCCTTGGTTCTGAGCTTATCGCCAACGATAGGCCCCTGGTGGTGCGCTACCAGGATAATTGGTATTTCCCGGTCATCATGGATTACGCTGAAAGCGATTTTGGAGGCCCGTTCGCCACCGCCGCCGACTACCAGGATCCGTGGCTTCAGGCGCAAATTGCCAGCCACGGCTGGATGCTGCGCGCGCCCATCCATTTTTCAGCCACCAGCATTAATTTCTCCAGCTCGCGGCCATTCCCCTCACCGCCTTCGACCACTAACTGGCTGGGGACCGATGCCAACGGCGGTGACGTGCTGGCTCGCATTTTATACGGCACGCGTATTTCACTGCTGTTCGGCCTGATGCTGACGCTATGTACCAGCGTGGTTGGCGTTATTGTCGGTGCGATTCAAGGCTATTACGGCGGGCGCATTGACTTGCTGGGCCAGAGGTTTATTGAGATCTGGTCGGGAATGCCGACGCTATTCTTAATTATTCTGCTGTCGAGCGTGGTACAGCCGGGCTTCTGGTGGCTGTTAGGTATTACTGCGCTGTTTGGATGGATGGCACTGGTGGGCGTGGTGCGTGCTGAATTTTTGCGTACCCGTAATTTCGACTATATCCGCGCGGCACAGGCGATGGGGGTGGGCGATCGTACGATTATTTTTCGCCATATGTTACCCAATGCCATGGTCGCCACCCTGACCTTTTTACCGTTTATTTTATGCGGCTCGATCTCAACCCTCGCCTCGCTGGACTTTTTAGGCTTTGGCATGCCATTAGGTTCGCCATCGCTGGGAGAATTGCTATTACAGGGTAAAAATAACCTCCAGGCACCGTGGTTGGGTATTTCAGCGTTTGTGGCGCTGGCATCATTGCTGTCGCTGCTCATTTTTATCTTCGAAGCGGTACGCGATGCTTTCGACCCAAGCCGGAGCTACTGA
- the yejB gene encoding inner membrane ABC transporter permease protein YejB, giving the protein MGAYLARRLLLIIPTLWAIITINFFIVQIAPGGPVDQAIAAIQFGHSTGIPGGGESMGATYARPGANQPGDNQYRGSRGLDPEIIKEITHRYGFDKPLHERYFKMLGDYLRFDFGDSLFRSASVITLIKQSLPVSVSLGLWSTLIIYLISIPLGIRKAVYNGSRFDTWSSAIVIVGYAVPAFLFAIMLIVVFAGGNYLDWFPLRGLVSPNFAELPWYNKVTDYLWHITLPVLATVIGGFATLTMLTKNSFMDEIRKQYVVTARAKGLPERDILFRHVFRNAMLLVIAGFPAAFISMFFTGSLLIEVMFSLNGLGLLGYEATVSRDYPVMFGTLYIFTLIGLLLNIISDLTYTLVDPRIDFEGRH; this is encoded by the coding sequence GTGGGCGCTTATCTTGCTCGCCGTTTACTGCTAATAATCCCCACGCTGTGGGCGATTATCACCATCAACTTTTTTATCGTTCAGATAGCGCCTGGCGGGCCGGTCGATCAGGCTATTGCCGCTATCCAGTTCGGTCACAGCACCGGAATACCCGGCGGCGGTGAGTCGATGGGAGCCACTTATGCCCGGCCCGGCGCTAATCAGCCCGGGGATAACCAGTATCGCGGCTCGCGCGGCTTAGACCCGGAGATAATCAAAGAGATAACCCACCGCTACGGCTTTGATAAACCGCTGCATGAGCGTTACTTCAAAATGCTGGGCGACTATTTGCGCTTTGACTTTGGCGACAGCCTGTTTCGCAGCGCCTCTGTTATCACACTGATTAAGCAGAGCCTGCCGGTCTCTGTTTCTCTGGGATTATGGAGCACGCTGATTATCTATCTGATATCCATTCCATTGGGTATCCGTAAGGCCGTTTATAACGGCAGCAGGTTCGATACCTGGAGCAGTGCAATAGTGATTGTGGGCTATGCGGTACCGGCGTTTTTATTCGCGATTATGTTGATTGTAGTATTCGCCGGCGGCAACTATCTGGACTGGTTCCCGCTACGCGGCCTGGTCAGTCCGAACTTTGCGGAACTACCCTGGTATAACAAAGTGACCGACTATCTATGGCATATCACTCTGCCGGTGCTGGCAACGGTTATTGGCGGCTTCGCCACGCTGACCATGCTGACTAAAAACTCGTTTATGGATGAAATTCGTAAACAGTACGTGGTTACCGCCCGCGCGAAGGGGCTACCGGAACGTGACATTTTATTTCGTCACGTCTTTCGTAACGCCATGCTGTTGGTGATAGCCGGTTTCCCTGCCGCTTTTATCAGTATGTTTTTTACCGGCTCGCTGCTTATCGAGGTGATGTTTTCGCTCAATGGTCTGGGGCTGCTTGGCTATGAAGCCACGGTATCCCGCGACTATCCGGTTATGTTTGGCACGCTCTATATATTTACTCTGATCGGCCTGCTGCTGAATATTATCAGCGATCTGACATATACCCTGGTCGATCCGCGCATTGATTTTGAAGGACGTCATTGA
- a CDS encoding ABC transporter substrate-binding protein, translating into MLARFLALIITALPVLLAEAAPIEESYAFAVLGEPKYAIDSDHFDYVNPAAPKGGAITLSAIGTFDNFNRYALRGNPGIRTDSICDPLYTTSDDEPGSYYPLVAEFTRYASDYSWAEVQINPKARFHDGSPITARDVAFTFNMFMTQGVPQFRIYYKGVAVKAISNLSVRFEFPHPNKEMMLSLFTLPVMPEKFWKNHNLGEPLARPPLGSGPYKITDWKMGQYTVWSRVKDYWAQNLLVNRGRWNFDSLRYDYYLDDNVAFEAFKAGAFDFRTEGSPKNWATLYTGKNFHQGYIVKEEEPNKSAQDTRWLAFNIKRPLFADRRVRQAITLAFDFNWMNKALFYGAYSRADSYFQNSEYAARTYPNADELTLLAPFKDKLPPEVFTQIYQPPESTGDGFDRKNLLAALELLKSAGWELRDKTLVNVKTGEPFKFELLLAAGANNQWALPFAHSLERLGITMTIRQVDNSQLTNRLRKRDFDMMPTTYRAMTWPSSDLQIIWASQYVDSTWNTPGVTSPVVDELISKILAAQGDKDKLLALGRALDRVLTWNNYMIPMWYMSSDRLAYWNKFSHPAIRPTYALGFDNWWYDVNKAETLPAQRR; encoded by the coding sequence ATGCTTGCGCGTTTTCTCGCCCTGATTATCACCGCCCTGCCGGTGCTGCTTGCAGAGGCAGCTCCCATCGAAGAGAGCTATGCCTTCGCAGTCTTGGGCGAACCTAAATACGCCATTGATAGCGATCATTTCGATTACGTAAACCCGGCCGCGCCAAAGGGCGGCGCAATAACACTATCCGCCATCGGCACCTTTGATAACTTCAACCGCTATGCGCTGCGCGGGAACCCAGGCATTCGCACCGACTCTATTTGCGACCCGCTTTACACCACTTCAGATGATGAACCGGGCAGCTACTATCCTCTGGTCGCGGAATTTACCCGCTACGCCAGTGATTATTCCTGGGCTGAAGTGCAGATAAACCCTAAAGCACGCTTTCACGACGGCTCCCCGATAACCGCGCGTGACGTGGCATTTACATTCAATATGTTTATGACCCAGGGCGTGCCCCAGTTCCGTATTTATTACAAAGGGGTCGCAGTAAAAGCTATCTCAAACCTAAGCGTGCGTTTTGAGTTCCCGCATCCAAATAAAGAGATGATGCTGAGCCTGTTCACGCTACCAGTCATGCCTGAGAAATTCTGGAAAAATCATAACCTCGGAGAGCCGCTCGCTCGCCCACCGCTCGGTAGTGGTCCGTATAAAATTACCGACTGGAAAATGGGGCAATATACCGTCTGGTCTCGGGTTAAGGACTATTGGGCGCAGAATTTATTGGTTAACCGGGGACGCTGGAATTTCGACAGCCTGCGCTATGACTACTACCTTGATGATAACGTCGCCTTTGAAGCCTTCAAAGCCGGTGCTTTTGATTTCCGCACCGAAGGCAGCCCGAAAAACTGGGCGACGCTCTACACCGGTAAAAACTTCCATCAGGGCTATATCGTTAAAGAGGAAGAGCCCAATAAATCCGCACAAGACACGCGATGGCTGGCATTTAATATTAAGCGCCCCCTGTTCGCCGACCGGCGGGTACGCCAGGCAATCACCCTCGCCTTTGATTTTAACTGGATGAACAAAGCGCTGTTTTATGGTGCTTATAGCCGGGCCGACAGCTATTTTCAGAACAGTGAATACGCTGCCCGCACCTATCCCAATGCCGATGAGCTGACGCTGCTGGCCCCCTTTAAAGATAAATTGCCGCCAGAGGTATTTACCCAGATTTATCAGCCTCCGGAATCTACTGGCGATGGTTTTGATCGCAAAAACCTGCTGGCAGCCCTGGAGCTGCTGAAATCAGCGGGTTGGGAGCTACGCGATAAAACGCTGGTCAATGTCAAAACCGGTGAACCCTTTAAATTCGAGCTACTGCTGGCCGCCGGAGCTAATAATCAGTGGGCGCTCCCTTTCGCCCATTCGCTGGAACGTCTTGGTATCACCATGACTATTCGCCAGGTAGATAATTCTCAGCTCACCAACCGCCTGCGCAAGCGTGATTTCGATATGATGCCCACCACCTATCGGGCGATGACCTGGCCCAGCTCAGACTTACAGATAATCTGGGCATCACAATATGTAGACTCGACCTGGAATACGCCGGGAGTAACCAGCCCGGTGGTGGACGAACTGATTAGCAAGATCCTGGCCGCACAAGGTGACAAGGATAAGCTACTGGCACTTGGCCGGGCTCTGGATCGGGTGCTTACCTGGAATAATTACATGATTCCGATGTGGTATATGTCCAGCGACCGTTTGGCTTACTGGAATAAGTTCTCTCATCCAGCTATTCGCCCCACCTATGCGCTCGGCTTTGACAACTGGTGGTATGACGTCAATAAAGCGGAAACGCTACCGGCACAAAGACGTTAA
- the rtn gene encoding phage resistance protein translates to MSLMIQQSLLPKKITGSRKLITKSLLCGMGCGFLFIIIALLVIRHQRNVEFDRLATATSRYFVDYFNQISASSEAVAPLLGSRCDNAFPQMTMKATFDLKVRTLVLVKNGVGYCSSGTGNTLFALKQYVPELDTSKPYDITLLPGTLKMPHQPSIVLWFGRKNMPGNGVMTTLNLNLDAWLLEQLLPRKETELALLIKGHALTTFDNKLINVDALPRRFERSVTLSKYGITLRIYSAGWSDNEIWFTVLGTLATSIIVSLICAWFMVASRRPGRDIQNAIRRNHFWVAYQPVIDTKTGSIGGVEALMRWEHPSAGPISPDIFIAAAEAQHMIIPLTQHLFHLIGRDIPHLMEALPRGAKIGVNLAPSHLYSPSFKQDILEFTSAFPTDHFQIVFEITERDMLKEREAIELFHWLHSEGFEIAVDDFGTGHSALIYLERFTLDYLKIDRGFIHTIGVETVTSPVLDAVLTLAQRLGMSTVAEGVETEQQAQWLTARGVKYLQGYLYARPLSATALIAWSQKQAQRDDKRP, encoded by the coding sequence ATGTCACTAATGATTCAGCAAAGCTTACTACCGAAGAAAATAACCGGCTCACGCAAACTTATCACCAAGAGCCTGCTGTGTGGTATGGGCTGCGGGTTTCTATTTATTATTATCGCCCTGCTGGTTATCCGTCATCAGCGCAACGTTGAGTTTGACCGACTGGCAACGGCCACCAGTCGCTATTTTGTCGATTACTTTAACCAGATAAGCGCCAGCTCCGAAGCCGTTGCCCCGTTGCTGGGCAGCCGCTGTGATAACGCTTTCCCTCAAATGACAATGAAAGCCACTTTCGATCTGAAAGTGCGCACTCTGGTTCTGGTAAAAAACGGTGTGGGGTATTGCTCGTCCGGAACCGGTAATACCCTATTTGCCCTAAAACAGTACGTACCGGAACTGGACACCAGCAAACCCTACGATATTACTCTGCTACCTGGCACCCTAAAAATGCCTCATCAGCCGTCGATAGTGCTCTGGTTTGGGCGTAAAAATATGCCTGGAAACGGCGTAATGACAACGCTTAATCTCAATCTCGACGCCTGGCTGCTGGAGCAATTACTACCGCGTAAAGAGACCGAGCTGGCGCTGCTGATTAAGGGTCATGCGCTGACCACTTTTGATAACAAACTTATCAATGTGGATGCATTACCCCGCCGTTTTGAGCGCAGCGTTACTCTTAGCAAATATGGAATTACCCTACGCATCTATTCAGCAGGCTGGAGTGACAATGAAATTTGGTTCACCGTGCTTGGCACCCTGGCGACATCTATTATTGTCAGCCTTATCTGTGCCTGGTTTATGGTGGCGAGCCGCAGGCCGGGACGAGATATTCAAAATGCCATCCGCCGAAACCATTTCTGGGTAGCCTATCAGCCGGTCATTGATACTAAAACCGGATCGATTGGCGGCGTGGAGGCCCTAATGCGCTGGGAGCATCCGTCGGCAGGCCCTATCTCACCAGATATTTTTATCGCCGCCGCCGAGGCTCAGCACATGATAATTCCGCTGACCCAGCACCTATTCCATCTGATTGGGCGCGATATTCCTCATTTGATGGAAGCGCTGCCACGAGGGGCTAAAATCGGCGTGAATCTGGCACCCAGCCATCTCTATTCTCCAAGCTTCAAACAGGACATTTTGGAGTTCACTTCAGCTTTTCCTACCGATCATTTTCAAATTGTGTTCGAAATAACCGAGCGCGATATGCTCAAAGAGCGGGAGGCAATCGAGCTTTTTCACTGGTTGCACAGTGAAGGTTTTGAGATAGCCGTCGACGATTTTGGTACCGGACATAGCGCACTTATCTATCTGGAGCGTTTCACCCTGGATTATCTGAAAATAGATCGCGGCTTTATCCATACCATCGGCGTAGAAACCGTTACCTCGCCAGTGCTGGACGCCGTTCTGACGCTGGCCCAGCGCCTGGGTATGTCGACGGTGGCAGAAGGTGTCGAGACCGAGCAGCAGGCGCAGTGGCTTACTGCACGCGGCGTTAAGTACCTTCAGGGATATCTCTATGCAAGGCCGCTCAGCGCGACGGCGCTCATTGCCTGGAGCCAGAAGCAGGCCCAGCGCGATGATAAGCGCCCATAA
- the spr gene encoding bifunctional murein DD-endopeptidase/murein LD-carboxypeptidase encodes MHAVNDSNGFLLQASQDEFENMVRNLDVKSRLMDQYASWKGVRYRLGGSTRSGIDCSAFVQRTFREQFGLELPRSTSEQQDMGRSVSRSKLRTGDLVLFRAGSTGRHVGIYIGNNQFVHASTSSGVTISNLSEPYWNKRYNAARRVLSRG; translated from the coding sequence ATGCATGCAGTCAATGACAGTAACGGATTTTTACTGCAGGCATCTCAGGATGAATTTGAAAACATGGTTCGTAACCTTGATGTTAAATCACGGCTTATGGATCAGTATGCCAGCTGGAAAGGCGTTCGTTATCGCCTCGGCGGCAGCACAAGAAGCGGCATTGATTGTTCAGCTTTTGTGCAGCGGACTTTCCGCGAACAATTTGGCCTTGAGTTACCGCGTTCGACCTCTGAACAGCAGGATATGGGGCGCTCCGTCTCTCGCAGTAAACTGCGTACCGGCGATTTAGTTCTGTTCCGCGCGGGTTCTACCGGTCGCCACGTTGGTATCTATATTGGTAATAACCAGTTCGTACACGCGTCTACCAGTAGCGGCGTAACTATTTCCAATCTGTCTGAGCCATATTGGAATAAGCGTTACAATGCAGCGCGGCGGGTACTGAGCAGAGGTTAA
- the lpxT gene encoding lipid A 1-diphosphate synthase gives MTIFDRTNEMTAGKTRLPTILALNIISVALFCSWLLPANHGFWFPIDSAIYHFFNHQWVTHRGFLWLVAITNNRAFDAISLLCMGTLMLSYWLPASKAGRRKIILMGVTMLISAVLLNQIGQAIPIERPSPSISFTDTYRMRDLISIDTKDSSGDSFPGDHGTMLLIFCGFMLRYFGGRAFTISIAIFLFFILPRIMGGAHWFTDVFVGSLSVVLMVLPWILMTSLSDRVIAWLDRIIPGQKAIK, from the coding sequence GTGACTATTTTTGACCGTACTAACGAGATGACGGCAGGCAAAACGCGCCTGCCAACTATATTGGCACTCAATATTATTAGCGTGGCCTTATTTTGCTCGTGGTTATTACCCGCTAATCATGGTTTTTGGTTTCCGATAGATTCGGCAATTTATCACTTCTTCAATCATCAGTGGGTCACCCATCGCGGATTTCTCTGGCTAGTAGCAATTACTAATAATCGAGCCTTTGACGCAATATCCCTGCTTTGTATGGGAACATTAATGTTGAGCTACTGGCTTCCGGCATCAAAAGCCGGGCGGCGAAAAATTATACTGATGGGCGTGACGATGCTTATTAGTGCCGTATTATTAAATCAAATTGGTCAGGCTATTCCAATTGAGCGCCCTAGCCCTTCAATCTCCTTTACCGATACCTATCGGATGCGCGACCTGATTAGCATCGATACTAAAGACTCTTCCGGCGATAGCTTTCCTGGCGACCATGGAACTATGCTGCTCATTTTTTGTGGCTTTATGCTGCGCTATTTCGGTGGCCGGGCATTCACCATTTCCATCGCTATTTTCCTGTTTTTCATTCTGCCGAGAATCATGGGCGGCGCCCATTGGTTTACCGATGTTTTTGTCGGCTCTTTGTCCGTAGTTCTGATGGTATTGCCATGGATCTTAATGACTTCATTAAGCGACCGGGTCATCGCCTGGCTTGACCGCATCATCCCTGGTCAAAAAGCAATCAAATAA